GCGGCCATGTGCAGCACGTTGGAGACCGTCTTCTCGGAGATCGCCATGCCGCCGGTGAGCGAGTTGAGGAAGCCCAGCTTGATGCTGTCGCCCGAGGTGTCGACGCAGCTCTCGGACGAGACGGGTGCGGCCTTCTCGTCGCCGACCTGCGCGCCGCAGCCGGAGAGGAGGAGGGCGGCGCTCGCGGTGAGCGCGCCTGCCGTGACGAGCGCCTGGGGGCGCCGTCTACGCGTGATGATCATGCAGTACTCCGTTCGATGTGTGGGACGGCCGCCGGGCACGCCCACGCGCGCCGAGTTCGGCGCGCGACGACGACGTCCGCTCGGATGGATCGACTGACCCGGTGACCGCTGGTGAAGGGTTGCTCGTGATGCGACGGCAGAACTACGCCGACTGCTGCAGTGCTCTCACCATGGAGCCGCGGCATTACACTGCCATTTCTCTCGCATGTCGAGTTTGTTAACGATTCCGAGGCAGTCGCCCTGAGTCCCTTGCAAATACAGGGTAGTTGCGCGAATCGCTCCTCATGGGCGGATTTCCGGGCACGAGAGATGTGTCACACTCCTGACATCGCCCGACCACGCTGGGTTGCGCCCGGCGTCAGGGTTCCGCCACCGCATCGAGGAGGAGTCGCACCGTGCACCTCACCCCGGCCGACACCGAGAAGCTCCTGCTGGCCGTCGCCGGCATGGTCGCGCGCGACCGGCTCAGCCGGGGGATCGCGCTCAACTACCCCGAGGCGGTGGCGCTCATCTCGAACTGGGTGCTCGAGGGGGCCCGCGAGGGTCGCAGCGTTCCGGAGCTCATGAACGCCGGACGCACCGTGCTGCGCCGCGAGCAGGTGCTCGCGGGGGTGCCCGAGATGCTCCACGAGGTGCAGGTCGAGGCCACCTTCCCCGACGGGCGCAAGCTCGTCACCATCCACCACCCCATCGACTGAGGAGCGAGCGTGGCAACCGCATCCGGCACGGGACCCGGCGCGATGCGCGTCCGGGACGGCGACATCGAACTCAACGCCGACCGCGGCGACACCGAGCGCATCCGCCTGGTGTTCGTCAACACCGGCGACCGCCCCATCCAGCTCGGCTCCCACCTGCACCTGCCCGACGCGAACACGGCGCTCGAGTTCGACCGCGCCGCCGCCCACGGCTTCCGACTCGACATCCCCTCCGGCACCTCGCAGCGCTTCGAGCCGGGGGCCTCCCGCGAGCTCGACGCCGTCGCCATCCGCGGCACCCGCGTCGTGCCGGGCATCCAGCTCAAGACGGACGGCGGGGTGCTCTGATGGTGCGGATCACGCGGGCGCGCTACGCCGCCATCTACGGGCCGACCGTCGGCGACCAGCTGCGCCTCGGCGACACCGAGCTCTGGATCGAGGTCGAGGAGGATCGCACCGCGGGCGGGGAGGAGGCGGTCTTCGGCGGCGGCAAGTCGATCCGCGAGTCGATGGCGCAGTCCACGCTCAGCCGGGCGGGCGGCGCGCTCGACACCGTCATCACGAACGCGATCATCCTCGACTGGTGGGGCGTGGTCCGGGCCGACATCGGCATCCGCGACGGACGCATCGTCGGGATCGGCCACGCCGGCAACCCCGAGCTGAGCGACGGCATCGACATGGTCATCGGCCCGTCGACGGACGTCGTCTCGGGCGAGGGGCGCATCGTCACCGCGGGCGCGATCGACTCGCACGTGCACCTGCTCTCGCCGTCGCAGCTGCACGAGGCCCTCGCGACCGGCATCACGACGGTCGTCGGCGGCGGCACTGGGCCGTCCGAAGGGTCGAAGGCCACGACCGTGACGCCGGGCGCCTGGCATCTGAGCAGCATCCTGCGCGCACTCGACACCCTGCCGGTCAACGTTCTGCTGCTCGGGAAGGGCAACACGGTCTCGGCCGAGGCGCTCGCCGAGCAGGCGCTCGCCGGCGCGGGCGGCTACAAGGTGCACGAGGACTGGGGATCGACGCCCGCGGCGATCGACGCCGCCCTCCGCGCCGCCGATGACTGGGGGCTGCAGGTCGCTCTCCATTCGGACTCGCTGAACGAGGCCGGCTACGTCGAGTCGACGATCCGCGCCATCGGCGGCAGATCCATCCACGCCTTCCACGTCGAGGGGGCCGGCGGCGGGCACGCCCCCGACATCCTGACCCTCGCGTCGCTGCCGCACGTGATCCCCGGCTCGACCAACCCGACCCTGCCGCACACCGTCAACACGGTCGCCGAGCATCTCGACATGCTCATGGTCTGCCACCACCTGAACCCCGCGGTGCCCGAGGACCTCGCCTTCGCGGAGTCCCGCATCCGGGCGACCACCATCGCGGCCGAGGACATCCTGCACGACCTGGGTGCCCTGTCGATCACCTCCTCGGATGCGCAGGCGATGGGCCGCATCGGCGAGGTCATCACCCGCACCTGGCAGGTCGCGCACGTCATGAAGCTGCGGCGCGGAGCGCTCGGGGCGAGCCTCCCCGCCGACAACGAGCGGGCCCGCCGCTACGTCGCCAAGTACACGATCAACCCGGCGATCGCCCACGGCGTCGACGCCGAGATCGGCTCCGTCGAGGTGGGCAAGCTCGCCGACCTCGTGCTGTGGGATCCGCGCTTCTTCGGGGTGCGGCCCGAGGTCGTCATGAAGGGGGGCGTGCTCGCCTGGGGGGCGCTCGGCGATCCGAACGCCTCCATCCCCACCCCGCAGCCCGTGCTGCAGCGGCCCGCCTTCGGCGACGCCATCGGGGCGGACACCTCGCTCGCCTTCGTCTCCCCCGCGGCGATCGATGCGGGGCTCGCGGGGGAGCTCGGCCTGCGGCGGCGGCTGCACGCCGTGGCACCGACCCGCGGCATCGGCAAGGCCGACATGCGGTGCAACGCCGCGCTGCCGCGCATCGACATCCGCCCCGACACCTTCGAGATCGCGATCGACGGGGAGCCCGTCGTGCCCGCACCCGCCGAATCGCTGCCCCTCGCGCAGCTGTACCAACTGTTCTGAGGATCGCCATGACCGCCCTCGCAGCCGACCCCGCGACGATCGCGATGCTGCTCGCCGACGCCCGGCTGCCGAGCGGCGGGCACGCCCACTCCTCGGGTCTCGAGCCGGCGCTCCTCGGCGGGATGCCGGCGAGCGAGGCCGCCGCGTTCCTGCGGGCGCGGGCGCGGACCACCACGCTCGTCGACGCCGGCACCGCGGTCGCCGCGCGCCATGCCGCGCTCGTCGGCGCGCCGCTCGCGGCGGTCGAGGACGCCTGGACCGCCCGAACGCCGAGCCGGGCGATGCGCGAGGCCTCCCGCGACCTCGGGCGCGGGCTGCGGCGACTCGCGGAGCGGATCTGGCCGGACTCGGCGGCCATCACGGCGCTCGGCGTCGCGAGCAGCCCGC
The Protaetiibacter larvae DNA segment above includes these coding regions:
- a CDS encoding urease subunit gamma; this translates as MHLTPADTEKLLLAVAGMVARDRLSRGIALNYPEAVALISNWVLEGAREGRSVPELMNAGRTVLRREQVLAGVPEMLHEVQVEATFPDGRKLVTIHHPID
- a CDS encoding urease accessory protein UreF, producing the protein MTALAADPATIAMLLADARLPSGGHAHSSGLEPALLGGMPASEAAAFLRARARTTTLVDAGTAVAARHAALVGAPLAAVEDAWTARTPSRAMREASRDLGRGLRRLAERIWPDSAAITALGVASSPPPRPLVLGAIAAETGLEPEQLVRLAVYDDLAGAVAALLKLDPRDPADGVALVLSSCASIEARIPTISAVRHPEDIPSLSAPQAEAWAESHATARGRLFRG
- a CDS encoding urease subunit alpha yields the protein MVRITRARYAAIYGPTVGDQLRLGDTELWIEVEEDRTAGGEEAVFGGGKSIRESMAQSTLSRAGGALDTVITNAIILDWWGVVRADIGIRDGRIVGIGHAGNPELSDGIDMVIGPSTDVVSGEGRIVTAGAIDSHVHLLSPSQLHEALATGITTVVGGGTGPSEGSKATTVTPGAWHLSSILRALDTLPVNVLLLGKGNTVSAEALAEQALAGAGGYKVHEDWGSTPAAIDAALRAADDWGLQVALHSDSLNEAGYVESTIRAIGGRSIHAFHVEGAGGGHAPDILTLASLPHVIPGSTNPTLPHTVNTVAEHLDMLMVCHHLNPAVPEDLAFAESRIRATTIAAEDILHDLGALSITSSDAQAMGRIGEVITRTWQVAHVMKLRRGALGASLPADNERARRYVAKYTINPAIAHGVDAEIGSVEVGKLADLVLWDPRFFGVRPEVVMKGGVLAWGALGDPNASIPTPQPVLQRPAFGDAIGADTSLAFVSPAAIDAGLAGELGLRRRLHAVAPTRGIGKADMRCNAALPRIDIRPDTFEIAIDGEPVVPAPAESLPLAQLYQLF
- the ureB gene encoding urease subunit beta; the encoded protein is MATASGTGPGAMRVRDGDIELNADRGDTERIRLVFVNTGDRPIQLGSHLHLPDANTALEFDRAAAHGFRLDIPSGTSQRFEPGASRELDAVAIRGTRVVPGIQLKTDGGVL